gctagagtgatgtggcgtcagcctaattcacagcaacctcaaactcctgggctcaagcgatcctcctgcatcagcctcccgagtagctgggactacacgcatgcaccaccatgcctggctaattttttctacatatttttagttggccaattgatttctttctattttcagtagagacggggtctcactcttgctcaggctggtttcaaactcctgaccttgagtgatcctcccgcctcggccttccagagtgctaggtcaACTATCTTTGATCACTAACTTCCCCGCTGCATTTTCTCAGGGACAGCTACCCAGATCATACATCCCCCCCCCCACATTTATTATGACTCTTAGTTTTACTCAATTGCACACACGTAGCATCGTTCTCCTTATCCagatgtgaacacacacacaaacacacacacccaaccGAGAGCACATAAACATACCCTCAAACAACACACATACATagccacaaaaacaaaagacGCACAGGTGCACCTAACACACACAGGCCACACAAACACACCCTGgtgtgtacacacacgcacacttcccacacatacagacacagagCTTAAGCCACAAGCTCAACAAACACAAGAGCAAGCACCTGGATATATGCACCACAGCCCCACTTCCACCGGCCTTTGATCAGCAGGAGTGTGGGCGGGACGGTGGAAGTCCCGCCCCTACATCAAACCACGCCCCTTTCAGCTGCCACCGTATCCTGAACTTGATCCTGAGGAGTTTCTGCAGCCCCTAGACGCCCAGTTCAGCAaacaggtgaggggcagggggcaggtgggAAGCGGATAGTTTTGTCTCCACAAATCCCAAGCTTCCCCTGCCCTGGGGCTTTTGGACCCCGGGTGACAGAACCTGAATCCTGCCATACCAAGCTTGGTCCCACAGGCCCAGCTCTGGGTAGCAGTCCCTAAGCCGATTGTGGGCAGAGAGAAGGTGACCGTGAGAGGGGCCAGCAGGGAtcgtgagggagggaggagactgggtagaagagagggaggaattaCTGCACAGGAGAGGGGGACTGGAAGGGACCAGGCGGTCCCCTTGTTTCCGAGGAAAGAAGTCCCTTGAAGGCTAACAAGGTGGGAGATCCTGCGGGATGGGAGACGGGAGGGCCACCAGGGTCTCAGCTAAGGGGGTGGCACCTGAGCCTGAAGGGATGGAGGGGCATGGGTCTGAAGGGAGGAGGGCTCCTGGGTCAGAGGCAGGCCCTGGTGGCCCCCTGGGATTTGAAAGTCCTTGGCCATTGCTGCCCCACCCCTACTCTGTCTGGCACTGCTTCCTGGGGATGCATCAGGGAAGGTGCCACCCTGAGCTCCCAGAAAGGTACAGCTGAGCCTCACCACCACACTCCAGCTGGCTCTCATCTCAGGTGGACATGGCCTGCCGGGGCCACATTCAACCCAATGGCTTGGCCTGGGCCTTGCAACTGACTGTGGCATGGACGCTACTGGAAGCCTGTGTAGGAAGCCACCCACTCCAAGCTAAGTCCTGGGGACACCATGGGCTGGCAGCTGATCTGGGCACAGGCCAGCTGCACCTGGCAGGTGAGCACCTCAGACCCTGTCTAACCCCGAAGACACAGGAACTCCCGCCCTACCATGGCAATGCCAGAAATTCCTTATGAGAGGGACTTAGTGTGGCCACCAAGGTAGGGAGTCAGGGCTAGTGCTCAAGAATAGTGATTTACAGTCAGactacctgggtttgaatcccaactctgccacttcgtagttgtgtgactctgggcaagtcacttaacctctctgggactCATGTAGGCCACTGAAAAAGGGAGATATAACAGACATATCTCACAAAGGAGGGAAGATTAAGCACATGAACACTTACACCACTACCAGGCACATGACAAATAATAAGCTGATTACTGATATAtgattattgtgtgtgtgtgtatatatatacacaatatatatataatgtattgaCACATGCTATATGATTATTATTACTTAAAGCTGCATTTGCATCTCAAGTGAATGTctttacttaaattttatatttgggaGGAGAGATGTAACCAGAGTCTCCCTTGTTCAGGGGACCCCCAGGCCTCGGTTCCCAAACCGTACCTGAGGATCCAAGACCCCGGCTTACAGGAGGCCCCTTTGCCAGGAACTTGTTGTCCTTCAGAGATGAACACGCCAGAGGCAACGGGCCCTGGGATCTTTCCAGAGCGCTGTGGGGCTTCCAGCCCCGGGTGAGTACAGCATACCCTGCCAGCCCAGTGTTTTCTGCGTACATTGTCCCAGTTGCAGATCCTGACTCATCTGGCCCTGTTTCTCCCAATGTCCAGGTGTGAATCCTTCCTGGGACACCTCCAACTTGCCCTCCGCAGTCGCTTCCGCCTGCTGCTATTGGGGGTTCGCCAGGCACAGCCGCTCTGCGCGGAGCTCTGCGAGGCCTGGTAGGAGAGGCGGGACGCGAGGGGCGGGGCCTATTCTTTGGGCGGGGCCGAGGGCGGGGCCTGAGGCTTTGCTTGGCCTTGCGTGAAGGGGCGTGGCCTCCAACAGGGCCTCATCTAAGGGATGAGGCCTAGCATTTAGAGGCCAGCCAGAAAGGGACGGGGCCTGCTGAGACTCCAGCTTttaagacaggggtcctcaaacagggggccagttcactgtccctcagaccgttggagggctggactatagttttaaaaaaactatgaacaaattcctatgcacactgcacatatcttattttgaagtaaaaaattaaatccgcaaaaatacccgcatgtggcctgctgGCAGTAGTTGGAGGACGTCTGTTTTCAGATCTCAGTATGGGGGTGTGGCCTTTCGTGGTCAGGGTTTTAAAGGGGCGGGGTCTGGCcagctcggtggctcacacctgtaatcctagcactctgggagcaaGAGccagaaaccagcctgagcaagtgagaccccgtctctactagaaatagaaagaaatttgggaggctgaggcgggaggattgctcaaggtcaggagttcaaaatcaccctgagcaagagcgagaccccgtctctactaaagatagaaagaaattaattggccaactgatatatatagaaaaaattagccgggcatggtggtgcatgcctgtagtcccacctactcgggaggctggggcagaaggattgcttgaggccaggagtttgaagttgttgtgagctaggctgatgccacggcactcactctagcctggacaacaaagtgagactctgtctcaaaaataaataaataaataaataaataaaggggcgGGGTCTTTTCATTGAAAAACAGGAGCCAACAGGGTGGGAAAATGTAAGGGGCTGGCCTGGAACAGATGGTCTGACATCTGCAGGGTTGAGGCCAGTTGTGATGACACCGCCAGAGTTTAGCTGGAAAGATCTGATGGCATATGGGGCAGGTGAAATCTGGAGGAACGGCGTTTGTAGGGGAATGGTCCTAAGAGGCAGGGTCTGGACCTAAGGGCAGGGCTTATATGGAATCGGGCCTTGTAGAGCCAGAGACCCACTAGAATGCTGCTGCAGAGCCTTTACTCACCTCTCGACACACCACGCCCAGGTTTGCCGCCTGCGAAAATGATGTCACCTGCGGCCCGACTTGGCTCCCACTCCCAGAAAAAAGAAGCTGTGAACCCAGCTGCCATACCTATGGGCAGGTGAGTGTGGAGCAGAGGGCGAGACAGTCCGGACTGGCTCTCCCAAGGTCCCTGCTCTCACTTTCTCCCCTTCCGGAGTCCAACCTGCATACCAAAATATGCCCACGTGGCCTCCCGAAGGCCCATTGAGCCCAGATTTGCCCTTCTCTGCTCTGGGCCCGTCCACAGTTCACCCTGGAGGACCCAAAGGCCCAATTATCTTCTTCAAGGCCCTAGCCTCGATCTGGCCTTCCCCTGCACCGTCCCCCTCCCCCGTCTAGCCTCTGGGATCAAGTACAGGCGCCCTCCCCAAGGCCCTGTCCCCGTCCTCAGAGGAACTCTCAGACCCTCCCTTCCGGAGGCCACGCCCCTAGCCACGCCCCCGGCCAGAAGGCCCGCCCCCAGCGTGTGTGACTGCGCCGGCTCCGCCCCTAACTCCACCCCTTTCCCAGACCTTCGCCGACGGGGCGGACCTTTGTCGCTCGGTTCTGGGCCACACTCTGCCAGTGGCCGCTCCCGGCGCCCGTCACTGCCTCAACATTTCCACCTCGGCCCTGCCGCGCCCCAGACCGCGACGGCGGGCCCGCGAACCTACCTCCCCGCGCTCCCGCCGCTCTCCCACTTCCATCCTGGACGCAGcgggcagcggcagcggcagcgggAGCGGCAGCGGCCCCTAGCGGGCGTCCGCGGCAGACGCAGCCCttccccggccccgccccgcggggcacccagagccccgcccctccccctctgcaGTTGCTAgtttccagcccctccctgggctcctcaCACTCGCCCCTCTCCGGGTTGTCAGAGATACCATCCGACTCTCTCGCTGATTTTTCCCTCTCGCCCCTGAATAAAGTCGCCAGCTAAGAGCACGTGATGTCGCTGCTTCTTGGGGAAATGGGTAAGGAAAACTGCAAGAAAGTGACAGGTGTCTCACTTCTAATCCTCAGGTCTTAGGGTTAGCGACTGATTCATACTAGAGTGTACATGACGGATTGCCCATACCACCCTGGAGCATTCATCATAACTCAGAATACCCAGGTGTCAgaaatgggggaggggtgtgcCCTCCTActgagccaccaggcctgccaAGAAGCTGCCTGACTTATATACACTTCAAGACACACTCATGGCGTTCCCTTCTGAGTAAGCAGGTCCAAAGACGTCTGACAGAAGGtacccccttccttccttcctccctctcttcctcttctcccacaCCCCACTCCAAGACCTAACGCACCTAATGCAAAGAACTGGACTCAGATTCAGGACTTGTTATGCACACTGCTCTTAATCCTTCTTCTGTCCACAGGCCCCAGgagggtctcagtttccccacctgtaaaacaGAACCAATGTCCCTTTCAGTTCTGTTCAATAGAGCAAGGTGTCTCCTGTGTCTCATGCATGACATGGAGATAAACAGATCAGGCCCATTCCCTGTCCTCAGGGAAGATGGAACTGCGTAAGAAGTGCTGCACTGGGGGAGTCACAGTCTTCTCTTAGCTGCCAGAGAAAAGCCCAGTTCAAAGTGCCTTTAGCCAGAACAGTGACCAAGCTTCAGGAATGGCTGTATCTAGGTGCTTGTATGATGTTAGAAATccgtttctttttattgctatacTCTGGGATAGTATATCCCCACAGTAGCAAAGATAGACTAGTAAATCCATGATTCCAGCAGTTAAAATGTGCCCATTTACCCCCAAAGGCAGCAAAGGTTCCAGGTTGGCCTGGTGGGagtccctcacccccaccccaggaaagtTAGGTGTTGAAACCAGTGGAGGGGTATGAGTACCAGGCAGGAAATCAAAGATAAACAGAGATGTGgcctgggaatggtggctcatgcttgtaatcctggcactctgggaggctgtctcactttgtctccctgggtagagtgcagtggcatcatcacagctcattgcaacctcaaactcctgggctcaagtgatccccctgcctcagtcttccaagtagccaggactacaagcacatgccaccacacctggcttattttcctatttttattagagattgCGTCTCGcacttgcttaagctggtctagaactcctgagctcaagcaatcctcctgcctcggcctcccagaatgccaggattacaggcatgagccacggtgctcAGCTGGCACTAGTTGTTACCTTGAACTTCAGCTAGGGCTACTGGCCAGAATGACTAATGTGGCCTCTCCTTCCTCACAATATAGCAGCTGGCTTCCAAAGGAAGTATCCTAAGAGAGCAGGCCAGGTTTAAGTTCTCTCACCTCTGATGACTTAACCTTGGCAGTCAGTGTCACATCTCTGCTTTCTATGCACTACAGTGAGTCACCAAAGCCAGCTCACATTCAAGGGGAGAAACTGTAGACTCCTCTTCATGGGAGGGATGTCAGATAAAATGCTTAGAGAGCATGGCACATCATTAACACTCACTGATCATTAATACGCGTAGACACCATCCATTGTTTGTTGTGGACGATGTTACGTTCTGTATTACTGATGTCATAGACTGTGTTGTTGTGACAAGGAGAAGCAGTCAAGGAAGAAAAGTGAGGCAAGTTATTTGAAGGCTCTCCAGACAGATGATCAAGTTGTGGCCAAGTAGAGATTTTCATGTTTGGGGAACTCCAAGCTGCCCAGCAAGCCTGGGGCTGAGCTTGGGAAATGGGGTCTGATCATGGAAGACCTTGGACCCCCAGGTGAAGGCACCTGAACTTGGGGATAAGGAGTGTGAGAGCCACGGAGGGGTATAAGCGAGGAGAGGTCCATCCCCCTGACACTCTTGCCTGCCTCTTGGGAACAGGACTCGGAACGCGAGATTGGAGGTAAGGTGCTCCCGGGAGACAGGACCAGCAGGTGGGCAGAGAGGAATGAATCAGAGACATTTGGAAGAATCGCCCCTCTCCAGGGCTGTTCTGAGAGCAGAAGTGAACGTTTGAAACCCTCAATAagcaggttttatttattttattttatttttttgagacagagtctcactttgttgcccaggctagagtgagcgtcgtggcgtcagcctggctcacagcaacctcaaactcctggtctcaagcgatcctcctgcctcagcctcccgggtagttgggactacaggcatgcgccaccatgcctggctaattttttctatatatattttagttggccaattaatttctttttttttaatttatagtagagacagggtctcgctcttgctcaggctggtttcaaactcctgaccttgagcgacccgcctgcctcggcctcccagagtgctggttttatttattttagaaaggagtctccctctgtcgcccaggctggagtgcagtgatgcgatcatagctcactgtagcctcaaactcctgggctcaagtgatcctcctacctcagcctccgaagtagctgggactacactctcatgccaccatgcccggctaatgtttaaaaattttttgtacgAGACAGGgtaagggtctcactatgttgcccagctggtcttgaacttctagcctcaactgatcctcccatcTCTCTAATGTTGTGCCATATAAATATGTCACATATTTCAAAAAGCAAACCAAATCAAATCACTTAACCAATGCCCACTCTGTTTAGGTTCCAAAAGGCAGTAGCTGGGTCCAGGTGCAGAGCGTGCTCCcatcccacctctgcccccaaGTACAGCTTCTATTTTTGGTTCTCCTGAAACACCTTTAATCACCTGCAggggggcaggtggagggagtACAGGCTGGCTCCTAGAGGGTGGTGGCTGGCTCCAGGCCACGCTCCAGGAAATATCGGTGGGGAGCATGGTGGCGGGTTCTGGGACCTTCACTGAGGAAGTAGGAGGTGATCCTCCCAGTGCCCTCCTGATCCCCTGCTGTGGAGTCCTCCCTGTGGAAAAGAACCGACATTGACCAGGACACTGCCACTTCCGGTGGGTGAGGCCCTCCCAGGCAGGGCGgagccccggcctccctccctccccacggcACCCTCGGGACACCTACCACGTAACACTTTCTGCCTCCTTCTCCAGGATGGCCTGGGCTGTGCGCCAACTGAACCGGACAAACTGCGGGAAGCCGAAGACAGGTTCCACGTGTTTCCTCAACCACGCTTTTGTCTTGggatctggggtggggtgggcaatGGTGACAGCCCCTGAACCACACCATAACCCCCAAGCTCCTCACCACACTTCTCCTGAGTACTCGAGATACTTCCTGCTGTCTGAGGCAccttcctgccccaggacctttgcacaagCAGGTCCCTCCCACTCTTCACCTGGCCAACAGTTGCTCAAAGTGCAGCTGAAGGAGACTGCCTCTGAGCTGAGGCCACCAGATGCCAGTGAGTGCCTTTCattcctgcccccttccccttAACAAATGGACAGATGCCCGCCTTGGCTTTCAGTCCCTTGCTGTGACCAGAACAAGTCTGAAAACCTCAGAAGTGAGCTCAGCCCTGGCCACGTCAATGTTATCACCACGGTCTGTCTCAGGGCAGCTCCCCAGGCAGGCGGGACTGCCCGCCGCTCACCATTGGGGTAGCCTGAGCCATAATCCGCATCGAAGTCCTGCAGTGTTTCCAGAAACTGCCAGTTCCTCACGGCCTGGTCTCGGGCCACCTGGGGGCAGGATGGGCACTTGGAGTCTCCCTCCTCCACGGCAGCCACGTCTGTCCCCTGCCCAGGGGGATGCAGGGAGCTGGCGGTGGCCAGAGGGAAGAAAAGGGCTGACCTTGGCACAGATGCTGGCGGCACTGACCACGGGGTAGAGGGCGTCTGCTTTGGCCTTGACTGTCACCGTGATTCCAGGAAAGCGCTGCTGCAGCCGGTCCTGGTATGTTTCTGGCATCCCCACGGTGTCCACAAACACCTGCCACAGGGACAAACatatccattcaacaaacatctagAGAAACAACTGTGCcacgctctgggaggccgaggcgggcagattgctcgaggtcaggagttcaaaaccagcctgagcaagagcgagaccccgtctctactataaatagaaagaaattaattggccaactaatacatataggaaaattagccgggcgtggtggcgcatgcctgtagtcccagctactcgggaggctgaggcaggaggatcgcttgagcccaggagtttgaggttgctgtgagctaggctgacgccatggcactctaacctgggcaacaaagtgagaatctgtctcaaaaaaaaagagagagagagagagagagagaaacaactgTGCCAATGATCTGGGCTCACAGGTTTGGCACTTGttacctggaatgctcttcccacaGCTCGGGCCCAGGCTGGATCCTTCTATCAAAGGTCTCAGCTCATATGTCACCTCCCACAGAGGCTTTCCCTGGTCATCCTGCATCCATTCTACACTTATTCAGCACGTCCTGCATGCCAGATGCCACTCTAGGTGCCAAGGACAAGACAGCAAACACACCAGACAAAAATGCCTGCCATCATGCGTGGAGTGGAAACCTTGGTGAGGTCCCAGCCAAGAAAAAGGATCAGAAAGAATAGGGTGGAACTGGGAGgcgttctaattttatttcattttatttatttatatcaagagacagggtctcccctctgtcacccaggctggagtgcagtggcatgatcatagctcactgcagccttgaactcctgggttgaagcaatcctcccgcttcagtctcctggtagctgggactacagatgtgagccacagtgcctggctcctaATTTTAAACAGTGCTGACGAAGGTTCAGGTAAGGTCTCTGTGAGGTGGTGACATTTGAATAAAGGCTTGAAAGAGGTGAGGAAATGAACCGTATGGAGGAGAGCTGGGATAGGGTGCTCCATGCAGGGGGGACAGCCAGTACAAAGCCCCTGAGTGGGGACTACAGTGACGATGCTGGACAGAAGTACAAAGGCCCAAGGCTGGAGCAGAGAAATGAGGTCAAGGAACTGCTGGGGCCAAGTGGTGTCTCTACAACAGTTACTGTTTTCAGAAATCACcttttttggctgggcacggtggctcacgcctgtaatcctagcactctgggaggcccaggtgggcggattgattgaggtcaggagttcgaaaccagcctgagcaagagccagaccccatctctactataaatagaaagaaattaattggccaactaatatatttagaaaaaatgagccgggtatggtggcgcatgcttgtagtcccagctacttgggaggctgaggcagaaggattgcttgagcccaggagtttgaggttgctgtgagctaggctgatgccacgccactcactctagcctaggcaacaaagtgagaccctgtctcaaaaaaaaaaaaaaaaaaagaaatcaccttTTTGTTTACCAGCAAGGTGGGGGCCCTTGTCTGTCTGCTCCAGTTACCATGTCACCAACTCTACATCCAAGCCTGGGCCTCGGCCACCTCCTCAAAAAGGCCGCCTCTGCTGCAATCCTATCTCAAGTTTATGTCTCCTCCTCTCTCAATACGTCCTGTTCTTTGCCTCTGAGCACAGGATGCAACATGGATTTATGTTTTCCTCTGGTAATTTAATCTCGTTCTCACCCATCTAACTGCGAATCTTCCCAATTTAATTTCCACTGTGAAAATCTGCCGTGATTGGAAAATTAAATGTCaagatttacatttcaaaaagacGACTGTCTGCTGCTGAGTGTGGAACAGATTGAGGGGAGGGGACTGGAGGTGGGGGACAAGCCAGGAAGCTGAGAAGGCatccagggaggggcaggagggggcccTGGGCTAGGACAGAGGTTGTGGTCAAGTGGACAGATGAGAGATTTGTTCACGACACTGAGCTTTAGGATAAGGAGATTAGATGGagatggggctgggggctgcaccATAGTCCTGGGTGGGCCTCATATTCAGGACAAGAACAGGAGTTGGAAGTCAACAGCAGCAATGAATATGTGTCCAGAGGAATCTCAGTCTGAATCTGCTCATTACATATTTTGGCCATTTTATCCTGAGGTGATCAAATGGGGGCAACCCAACAGTAAGCTCACCTGGGAGATTTTCACGCCCTGGTCCAACGCATACTGTATCAGCCCTGTGGCTGTATCATGGGACAGGGAGTTTAGGTTGTATTTGACCCTGTGGTGGGGAACAAAGCCCAGTTAACCCCATTGGAAGCACAGAGCCTGACAAGCCCATgctggctgcccctccccccagccccttcAGGGACCCCTCACCGCCCAAGCATGCTGGTAGAGATGAGGTTCGGAGACAGCACGTCCAGTGCCCAGCCCACAAAGTCCCCGTCCTCCTCCATTTTCGCAAAGAGCCTGTCCCGCTCGCTCTCCGACAGGGTCTTTGAGTCTGGGAGGAGGgttgggagagaaggaaggggtgcAAGCTAGTTCTCCCgactcctgccctgccccctccagcTCTCACCGGCCCATGCACATGCCCAGGAACCCCTTGCCCAGACGTACACCCCGGGCTCACCTGCCACCTTCAGGGCCTCCAGATCTGCCAGGCGGGACAGGGGGCAGTAACAGATGGCGTAGACCATGGGTCCTGGAGAGGAGGGGTGTCAAATTTCCGGGGGTGGGGGTTTAACCAGGTAAGCTCATAACAGCTGCCATCCCTGAAGCCATGGCCATCACCACTAACTCCCCGCCCCCCGGGTCCGGTGCAATCCTGCCTCTCCCGCCAGTGCAGCCTGCATCCCCCTTAccacgccccgccccctccccggccgGGGGACGCACCCAGCACCGGGCCCCGGCCCGCTTCGTCGACGCCCAGGACGCAAGGCTCCTTGCGGCACACCGCGGGCACAGGCGAGCTCAGGCGACACCGGCCTGTATTGTCTCTCTCCAGCTCGCTGAGATCCATGCCTCCTCCGCCGCCGCCACCAGCTGCAGGAACAAGGGCCGCAAGAGCAGGACGCCGGACGCGTTTTCCGCGGGCCCCGCGGCGGCGCCCGCTCCCAACCAATCAGCGGGCGGGACACGCCCCCGACGCTCCCGGCGCCCTCGTCGTTTGCGCAGCCGACGCCGACGCTGCTGCCGCGCGGCCTCCTGGGACCTGTAGTCCGTAGGGGCTGCCGCCGAAGGCCGCCTCTGCGCAACCGGGTGGGCGGGGTCGTCCTGCAAGCTCCACCCCGGGGCCTCTGGGGCCCCGCCCGCCGAGGCTGGTGGGAAGAGAGGATAttaaaggggaaactgagggttAGCCCTCCAAGATCCAGCAGCTCTAGGGGGAGCCTAGAAGGTCAAATATCACTACACTCCCAGAACACTGGTCCCCGCATCACTGGGTCCCCGTTGGCCACCTGGATTTCAGGCCCTTTACTCGCGGTCCCTGTCCCTCCACACATTCCAAGCCCCCTGGACTAGGTATCCCCGCTTCCACTGGGCTCAGGGCCCCAACTCCCTCCCCTGGCCGCTCCCtgggagcccccagccccaccaggaTCACCGCTTCCTACCCTCTCTCTCATTTGGGCcaagcctcccccacccccagtggtcTTCACTCACCACGCAGCTCATTCCTGTCATCTCAAGTTTCatgtccccatccccacccctacGCCCTTCTCCCACTGTCCCCTATCTTCCCGGTGCTCACGCCTCCTAGGCGCTTCCACTACTCTGTCGCACCTCTCCTATTCCCTGGATTCAGAGGGGCCCAAGTTCCAGCCTTTGGGTTCCAGCCACTCACCAGACTCATGCCCCCTCCCTCAGGGTCCCGGTtcttctcatttcctcctccctccttctcgctttgttgccaggactagagtgccgaggcgtcagcctagctcacagcaacctcaaactcctgggcttaagcaatctttctgcctcagcctccccagtagctgggactacaggcatgcaccagcaccatgcccagctagtatttttctatattttagttgtccagctaatttctttctatttttagtagagatggggtctcgctcttgttcaggctggtcttgaactcctgacctcgagcgatcctccggcctcggtctcccagagtgctgggattacaggcgtgagccaccaaacccagccaCCTGCCCCCTCCTTTATCCCCAGATATCAGAGGGGCTCACCTCTCCTGACTCAGTCTCCCCCACCAACACCAGTCTCAACTCCTAGACTTAGAGCCCCAGTTCTCCCTTTCCCATACCTACCCcatacccatccccaccccttGGCCCCAGAGGTGCCAGCCTGCCCGGCCCTGCCTACTCTGCACCCCCTCACCTGGCCTCAGAGCCTCCAGCCGCAGTCGACTGGCTTGCAGGATGGACAGTCTCGTTGCCGACAGGGCCGTACCTGGACCAGGTTCTCGTGCTCCATGAACACCGGGTCCGGCGCTGTGCCCAGCACCTCCCGGCTGCGCTCCTGCTTGCCCAGGTAACAGAGACAGCGCCACTTTCCCCACGGGCCAAGGATGGATTCCTCCACGTCTAGGAATAGAGAGCCTAGAGGAAGATCCACATGGAGGGGACCCTACCTCCCCTTCCtctaagggagagaaaaagacaaagttaCTAACAAATAACCGCAGCTCATATTGGCTCAACTTTGCCTCTGTACCAAGCACACTGCCAtaaattatcccatttaatcttttCCTTACTCTCAGGTGGGGAAACCGATCTAGAGAAAGCAAGGCACCCTTCCACCGCCACACGTCTGGTGCGTGGCCCAGAGGGACTGCAAACTGACACTTCTAATCTATGCCAGCCTGCCCAGTCGGGAGTGGGGTACAGCACCCTTGGTGCCCACCATCCGAAGTAGTCTCCTGCCTTCGGGGGCGTGGCCATGGGCCTATCCGGCAGACACGGAGCCATCTGACCAGCAGGGCCAAATGACAAGATTAACATAATGAAGGTACTGAAATCCTCTAGCGCAGTGCTAGCATGTAGAACAAAAGCAATTATTAGGATCACTTTTGAAGCAGCTACAACTTATTGAGCGCTTATTGGAGGCCCTACCCAGA
This portion of the Microcebus murinus isolate Inina chromosome 27, M.murinus_Inina_mat1.0, whole genome shotgun sequence genome encodes:
- the LOC105885513 gene encoding ribonuclease H2 subunit A isoform X3; this encodes MARGQAAGLLLPPLLLLLETAAQVSTDYQYFGPRGEGDTWEQLGQQHQKEEGEVGSPPCGSSSRLSIPRRGGIHPWPVGKVALSLLPGQAGAQPGGAGHSAGPGVHGAREPGPGTALSATRLSILQASRLRLEALRPAGGGGGGGMDLSELERDNTGRCRLSSPVPAVCRKEPCVLGVDEAGRGPVLGPMVYAICYCPLSRLADLEALKVADSKTLSESERDRLFAKMEEDGDFVGWALDVLSPNLISTSMLGRVKYNLNSLSHDTATGLIQYALDQGVKISQVFVDTVGMPETYQDRLQQRFPGITVTVKAKADALYPVVSAASICAKVARDQAVRNWQFLETLQDFDADYGSGYPNVCPVQLAHSPGHPGEGGRKCYVGGLHSRGSGGHWEDHLLLPQ
- the LOC105885513 gene encoding ribonuclease H2 subunit A isoform X4, with product MRRGGIHPWPVGKVALSLLPGQAGAQPGGAGHSAGPGVHGAREPGPGTALSATRLSILQASRLRLEALRPAGGGGGGGMDLSELERDNTGRCRLSSPVPAVCRKEPCVLGVDEAGRGPVLGPMVYAICYCPLSRLADLEALKVADSKTLSESERDRLFAKMEEDGDFVGWALDVLSPNLISTSMLGRVKYNLNSLSHDTATGLIQYALDQGVKISQVFVDTVGMPETYQDRLQQRFPGITVTVKAKADALYPVVSAASICAKVARDQAVRNWQFLETLQDFDADYGSGYPNDPKTKAWLRKHVEPVFGFPQFVRFSWRTAQAILEKEAESVTWEDSTAGDQEGTGRITSYFLSEGPRTRHHAPHRYFLERGLEPATTL
- the LOC105885513 gene encoding ribonuclease H2 subunit A isoform X1, whose protein sequence is MARGQAAGLLLPPLLLLLETAAQVSTDYQYFGPRGEGDTWEQLGQQHQKEEGEVGSPPCGSSSRLSIPRRGGIHPWPVGKVALSLLPGQAGAQPGGAGHSAGPGVHGAREPGPGTALSATRLSILQASRLRLEALRPAGGGGGGGMDLSELERDNTGRCRLSSPVPAVCRKEPCVLGVDEAGRGPVLGPMVYAICYCPLSRLADLEALKVADSKTLSESERDRLFAKMEEDGDFVGWALDVLSPNLISTSMLGRVKYNLNSLSHDTATGLIQYALDQGVKISQVFVDTVGMPETYQDRLQQRFPGITVTVKAKADALYPVVSAASICAKVARDQAVRNWQFLETLQDFDADYGSGYPNDPKTKAWLRKHVEPVFGFPQFVRFSWRTAQAILEKEAESVTWEDSTAGDQEGTGRITSYFLSEGPRTRHHAPHRYFLERGLEPATTL
- the LOC105885513 gene encoding ribonuclease H2 subunit A isoform X5; protein product: MDLSELERDNTGRCRLSSPVPAVCRKEPCVLGVDEAGRGPVLGPMVYAICYCPLSRLADLEALKVADSKTLSESERDRLFAKMEEDGDFVGWALDVLSPNLISTSMLGRVKYNLNSLSHDTATGLIQYALDQGVKISQVFVDTVGMPETYQDRLQQRFPGITVTVKAKADALYPVVSAASICAKVARDQAVRNWQFLETLQDFDADYGSGYPNDPKTKAWLRKHVEPVFGFPQFVRFSWRTAQAILEKEAESVTWEDSTAGDQEGTGRITSYFLSEGPRTRHHAPHRYFLERGLEPATTL
- the LOC105885513 gene encoding ribonuclease H2 subunit A isoform X2 — its product is MARGQAAGLLLPPLLLLLETAAQVSTDYQYFGPRGEGDTWEQLGQQHQKEEGEVGSPPCGSSSRLSIPRRGGIHPWPVGKVALSLLPGQAGAQPGGAGHSAGPGVHGAREPGPAGGGGGGGMDLSELERDNTGRCRLSSPVPAVCRKEPCVLGVDEAGRGPVLGPMVYAICYCPLSRLADLEALKVADSKTLSESERDRLFAKMEEDGDFVGWALDVLSPNLISTSMLGRVKYNLNSLSHDTATGLIQYALDQGVKISQVFVDTVGMPETYQDRLQQRFPGITVTVKAKADALYPVVSAASICAKVARDQAVRNWQFLETLQDFDADYGSGYPNDPKTKAWLRKHVEPVFGFPQFVRFSWRTAQAILEKEAESVTWEDSTAGDQEGTGRITSYFLSEGPRTRHHAPHRYFLERGLEPATTL